Proteins found in one Helicobacter colisuis genomic segment:
- the aepY gene encoding phosphonopyruvate decarboxylase, with the protein MLDALEFARFLKEYIGIYAGVPDSSLKSLNLALREVMEDDNFYTTANEGQAIAFAGAYHLATSKVGVVYMQNSGLGNAINPLLSFVDKKVYQIPLIMLIGMRGGENDEPQHRKQGFVTKSILEVCEIPYIVLSRDMENAKKQFVEVFDNVKRNLSIIAILIERDAFNPFQLTHKIRENKFSLKREKAISIVQDYFLEAKFIGSTGMISRELYDLREYKKMRHSNDFLVVGSMGFASSIAYILSKYSSNQIVCLDGDGSFLMHMGCLSNFKGVAFVHIVLNNFAHDSVGGQETNANNIDFLKIAKGCGYQKAYKVSTEKELKELLANINYLRELIFIEIDVAKGARKDLGRPKNVIKLKEEFCREF; encoded by the coding sequence ATGTTGGATGCTTTGGAGTTTGCAAGGTTTTTAAAGGAGTATATTGGGATTTATGCTGGAGTTCCAGATAGTTCCCTAAAGTCTTTGAATTTGGCTTTGAGGGAAGTAATGGAGGATGATAATTTTTACACAACAGCAAATGAGGGGCAAGCAATTGCTTTTGCTGGTGCTTACCATTTGGCTACTTCAAAGGTCGGAGTAGTTTATATGCAGAATTCTGGACTTGGTAATGCTATTAATCCCCTGCTATCATTTGTGGATAAAAAAGTTTATCAAATACCCCTTATAATGCTAATTGGGATGCGTGGTGGAGAAAATGATGAGCCTCAACACAGAAAGCAAGGGTTTGTTACAAAAAGTATTTTAGAGGTGTGTGAGATTCCATATATTGTATTATCAAGAGATATGGAGAATGCCAAGAAGCAGTTTGTAGAAGTTTTTGACAATGTAAAGAGAAATTTATCTATCATTGCTATTTTAATTGAAAGAGATGCATTTAATCCTTTTCAATTAACGCATAAAATAAGAGAAAATAAATTCTCCTTGAAAAGAGAAAAAGCTATTTCTATTGTTCAAGATTACTTTTTGGAGGCTAAATTTATTGGCTCAACAGGCATGATTTCAAGAGAGCTTTATGATTTAAGAGAATATAAGAAAATGAGACATAGCAATGATTTTTTGGTTGTAGGTTCAATGGGGTTTGCTAGTTCAATTGCCTACATTTTATCAAAGTATTCATCCAATCAAATTGTTTGTTTAGATGGGGATGGTTCATTTCTGATGCATATGGGCTGTTTATCCAATTTTAAGGGTGTTGCTTTTGTGCATATTGTTTTGAATAATTTTGCACATGATAGTGTTGGTGGTCAAGAAACTAATGCTAATAACATTGATTTTTTGAAAATTGCAAAGGGATGTGGTTACCAAAAAGCTTATAAGGTGAGCACAGAAAAAGAATTAAAGGAATTATTGGCAAATATAAATTATTTAAGGGAGTTAATTTTTATAGAAATTGATGTTGCTAAAGGTGCAAGGAAAGATTTAGGGCGACCAAAAAACGTTATAAAACTAAAGGAAGAATTTTGCAGGGAATTTTAG
- the aepX gene encoding phosphoenolpyruvate mutase has protein sequence MKKIVYVPMAADIIHPGHLNIIKQASQLGYVIVGLFSDKAIASYKRVPLMNYEQRKIIVESLKGVDEVVVQEEKEYDANLLKYKPDFMVHGSDWNNGPLSKPRERAIELMSRWGGKIVEPEYTKDISSSKLNQAIKQRGILPHERLGLLKRALAAKTMIKGIESHSGLSAMIIENASAKDIEGNNQSFDFLWISSLTDSTLKGKPDNEFVDLTSRIVTVNDILEASTKPIIYDGDTGSQIPHFELMVKRLERLGVSAVVIEDKIGLKKNSLCEGESVQHFQDTIEHFCAKIKAGKQAQLSDNFMIIARIESLILNVGIEDAMNRAQAYIEAGADGIMIHSRQKDGREILEFCERYNALENRKPLMVVPTNYPSLSEVELEKAGVNIIVYANQLLRASYSAMLETANLILKHRRAFEADKKYIKALDLINLIKGN, from the coding sequence ATGAAAAAAATAGTTTATGTGCCAATGGCGGCAGATATAATTCATCCCGGTCATTTAAATATCATCAAGCAAGCTTCGCAATTGGGTTATGTTATAGTGGGGTTATTTTCTGATAAGGCTATTGCAAGTTACAAACGCGTTCCTTTAATGAATTATGAGCAACGAAAAATAATTGTTGAAAGTTTAAAAGGTGTTGATGAAGTTGTTGTTCAAGAAGAAAAAGAATATGATGCAAATCTTTTGAAATATAAACCTGATTTTATGGTGCATGGTAGTGATTGGAATAATGGGCCTCTAAGCAAACCAAGGGAAAGGGCAATAGAGCTTATGAGTCGCTGGGGAGGGAAGATTGTAGAACCAGAATATACCAAGGATATTTCCTCTTCTAAATTAAATCAAGCAATTAAACAACGAGGTATATTACCCCATGAGAGACTTGGTTTGCTAAAAAGAGCTTTAGCTGCAAAAACAATGATTAAAGGGATTGAATCCCATAGTGGGTTAAGTGCTATGATCATTGAAAATGCAAGTGCAAAAGATATTGAAGGAAATAATCAAAGTTTTGATTTTTTGTGGATTAGCTCTTTGACAGATTCAACGCTAAAGGGAAAACCAGATAATGAGTTTGTAGATTTAACTTCGAGAATTGTTACGGTTAATGATATTTTGGAAGCTTCTACAAAACCGATTATTTATGATGGAGATACGGGTTCTCAAATTCCTCATTTTGAGTTAATGGTAAAACGTTTGGAAAGATTGGGCGTAAGTGCGGTTGTGATTGAAGATAAAATTGGATTAAAGAAGAACTCTTTGTGTGAAGGTGAAAGTGTTCAACATTTTCAAGATACAATTGAACACTTTTGTGCAAAAATAAAGGCTGGCAAGCAAGCACAGTTGTCAGATAATTTTATGATTATTGCTAGAATTGAAAGTTTAATTTTAAATGTTGGCATTGAGGATGCAATGAATAGGGCTCAAGCTTATATTGAGGCAGGAGCAGATGGAATTATGATACATTCAAGACAGAAAGATGGAAGGGAAATTTTAGAATTTTGTGAGAGATATAATGCATTAGAAAACCGCAAGCCTTTAATGGTTGTTCCTACAAATTATCCTAGCTTAAGTGAAGTGGAGTTGGAAAAAGCAGGAGTGAATATCATAGTTTATGCGAATCAATTGCTACGCGCCTCTTATAGTGCAATGTTAGAAACGGCGAATTTAATACTGAAACACAGAAGAGCTTTTGAAGCTGATAAGAAATATATTAAAGCTTTGGATTTGATTAATTTAATTAAAGGCAATTAA
- a CDS encoding adenylyl-sulfate kinase codes for MQGILVYITGLSGSGKSTLAKMVVENLLKEFGIHAVHLDGDLLRSCISNNNYTLQGRLEMASYYVKVAKLLVDQGFIVVLSTISMFEAVRAFNRENFKNYLEVFLNVSEKIRINRDPKNFYKNNTQNMAGLNQDVELPKRSHLVYTDNFNINNACRDIIEKLKEVNAKFAL; via the coding sequence TTGCAGGGAATTTTAGTTTATATTACTGGATTGAGTGGTAGCGGAAAGAGTACATTGGCAAAGATGGTTGTAGAAAATCTGTTAAAGGAATTTGGGATACATGCTGTTCATTTAGATGGAGACTTGTTGCGTTCATGTATATCCAATAATAATTATACTTTGCAAGGGCGTTTAGAAATGGCAAGTTATTATGTTAAAGTAGCTAAATTATTAGTAGACCAAGGTTTTATTGTTGTCCTTTCTACGATTTCTATGTTTGAAGCAGTGAGAGCATTCAATAGGGAGAATTTTAAAAATTACTTAGAGGTGTTTTTAAATGTTTCTGAGAAGATTCGGATAAATAGAGATCCTAAAAATTTTTACAAAAACAACACTCAGAATATGGCGGGTTTGAATCAGGATGTAGAATTGCCCAAAAGAAGCCATTTAGTTTATACTGATAATTTTAATATCAATAATGCTTGCAGAGATATTATTGAGAAGCTTAAGGAGGTTAATGCAAAATTTGCTTTATAA
- a CDS encoding DegT/DnrJ/EryC1/StrS family aminotransferase codes for MVVKFLDLHKQYLGIKEEVDKAIFEVIEKSAFIGGDAVESFEEEFSEFIGGGVKTLGVGNGSDALEIAIEALNLPKDSEVLVPANTFAASAEAVVRNGLKIVFVDCGADYTLDIEDLKSKITPKTSAIMAVHLYGQSARMKEILELAKKHSLRVIEDCAQAHGARYNGQCVGSLGDIAAFSFYPGKNLGAYGDGGAIVSRDEVLIKKCKCIAHHGGLRKYEHEIVGRNSRLDGIQAVILRVKLKHLDSWNKRRREIAKLYMDGLSGIVELPEVRKECECVWHLFVIRTQKRNELSQKLNQMGIETGLHYPICLPNTQAFSNQPYVVESKTPKAKAWESEILSLPMGEHLSNVEVESVIKAINETIG; via the coding sequence ATGGTTGTGAAATTTTTAGATTTGCATAAGCAGTATTTGGGGATTAAAGAGGAAGTTGATAAAGCAATCTTTGAAGTGATAGAAAAAAGTGCTTTTATTGGAGGAGATGCGGTTGAATCTTTTGAAGAAGAGTTTTCAGAATTTATTGGAGGCGGAGTTAAGACACTTGGAGTTGGTAATGGAAGTGATGCTTTAGAAATTGCAATTGAAGCTTTGAATCTTCCAAAGGATAGTGAAGTGCTAGTTCCTGCAAATACCTTTGCAGCAAGTGCAGAAGCAGTGGTAAGAAATGGATTAAAAATCGTTTTTGTAGATTGTGGGGCGGATTATACTTTAGATATTGAGGATTTAAAGAGTAAGATTACACCAAAAACTAGTGCGATTATGGCGGTGCATTTGTATGGGCAAAGTGCAAGAATGAAAGAGATTTTGGAGTTAGCCAAAAAGCATTCTTTAAGAGTGATTGAAGATTGTGCACAAGCTCATGGGGCGAGATATAATGGGCAATGTGTCGGAAGTTTGGGTGATATTGCAGCTTTTAGTTTTTATCCTGGCAAGAATCTTGGGGCTTATGGTGATGGCGGAGCGATTGTAAGTAGAGATGAAGTGCTAATTAAAAAGTGTAAATGTATCGCACACCATGGAGGATTAAGAAAATATGAACATGAGATTGTTGGTAGGAATTCTAGGCTTGATGGGATTCAAGCGGTAATTTTAAGAGTGAAGTTGAAACATTTGGATTCTTGGAATAAAAGGCGTAGAGAAATTGCAAAGCTTTATATGGATGGATTAAGCGGGATTGTGGAGCTTCCTGAAGTTAGGAAAGAATGTGAATGTGTGTGGCATTTGTTTGTTATCCGCACTCAAAAACGAAATGAATTGTCACAAAAGCTAAACCAAATGGGAATTGAAACAGGATTGCATTACCCTATTTGTTTGCCTAATACTCAAGCATTTTCAAATCAGCCTTATGTAGTGGAATCAAAAACTCCTAAGGCTAAGGCTTGGGAGAGCGAGATTCTTTCACTTCCTATGGGAGAGCATTTGAGTAATGTGGAAGTAGAGAGTGTGATAAAGGCAATCAATGAAACAATTGGTTAA
- a CDS encoding radical SAM/SPASM domain-containing protein, translating to MSQMLSESTSAGRVVNSFKKDINEVFVKKYGQKWLDYRKHWADASKHILADFPLFVRFENQFKCNARCTMCVHGHADLRADYGYEGYLPFDTFKRLVDECDEHGCPSVGVSQTNEPLLDPDIVERLQYVSFKSSIMDIHFNTNASLLTEEMSKKLLDTNITRMNFSVDATTEETYNKIRIGLNFNKVLKNIETFLELRSKMGKELPIVRVSFLLQEKNKHELEAFKQYWVDKVDYVSIQRYVPISPFDDERSYAISDSPIEGKQSCSYPFESLFIHGDGLVVPCASHRAKHIAVGNINNDTIYNIWHSQGMKELREAHMSGDLSCTKLCDTCLFKG from the coding sequence ATGTCACAAATGTTAAGTGAATCGACTTCTGCAGGGCGAGTTGTTAATAGCTTTAAGAAAGATATTAATGAAGTTTTTGTAAAAAAATATGGGCAAAAATGGTTAGATTATCGAAAACATTGGGCTGATGCTTCTAAACACATACTAGCAGATTTTCCGCTTTTTGTTCGTTTTGAAAATCAATTTAAATGCAATGCAAGGTGTACGATGTGCGTGCATGGTCATGCTGATTTGCGTGCAGATTATGGATACGAAGGTTATTTGCCTTTTGATACTTTTAAGCGTTTGGTGGATGAATGCGATGAGCATGGTTGTCCTTCTGTTGGTGTATCTCAAACTAATGAGCCTTTGCTTGATCCAGATATCGTAGAGAGACTGCAATATGTTAGCTTTAAATCAAGTATCATGGATATTCATTTTAATACTAATGCTTCTTTGCTAACTGAAGAAATGAGCAAGAAGTTGTTAGATACCAATATTACGCGTATGAATTTTAGTGTTGATGCAACAACTGAAGAAACTTATAATAAAATTAGGATAGGCTTAAATTTTAATAAAGTTTTAAAAAATATTGAAACTTTTTTAGAGCTTCGCTCAAAAATGGGGAAAGAGTTGCCTATAGTAAGAGTAAGTTTTTTATTACAAGAAAAAAACAAACATGAATTGGAAGCTTTTAAGCAATATTGGGTTGATAAAGTGGATTATGTTTCTATTCAACGTTATGTTCCAATTTCTCCTTTTGATGATGAAAGAAGTTATGCTATTTCAGATTCTCCTATTGAAGGAAAACAAAGCTGTTCTTATCCTTTTGAGTCATTATTTATCCATGGAGATGGTTTGGTAGTTCCTTGTGCCTCTCATAGAGCTAAGCATATTGCCGTAGGAAATATTAACAATGACACTATTTATAATATTTGGCATTCACAAGGTATGAAGGAATTAAGAGAGGCTCATATGAGTGGAGATCTAAGTTGTACAAAATTATGTGATACCTGTTTGTTTAAAGGTTAG